The window TAGGCGACAGTGGTTCGGCTCAAGGCATCGGAGCCATCGCAATAGGTCAGGGTACAGGCGCCTCCGGTCATGGAGCTACCGCAATTGGCACGGAGGCAACGGCTTTATTTGTTAATTCGACGGCTATTGGCTCGGGCGCAGTAACCACCCGCGAGAACCAAGTCGCAATTGGATCGTCGCGAAACACGTACTCTATGCCAGGGCTTGGGTCACCTATGAGCATGGCATCGCAAATTGGGCCGCTAGCGTTAGTCACCACGGACAGTTCTGGGAACCTTGGCTCTGATGGAGGCTTACTGGCTAGAAATGTGATCGAAAATCGGCAAGGTGTGGCACTAGGGATAGCGATGACCAATCCCGATTTGGTGGCAGGAGAGACTAGCGGAGTGTCCGTAAATTGGGGAAACTACCAAGGTGCCACTGCTTTTTCTCTTTCAGGCGCAACTGTAGTAGCAAACGACATGCTTGGAGAGCAGCAGGGGGGGCGGATCGCAATCACAGCTTCATTGGGTGTTGCAACGGCATATCGTGAACCAAACTTCCGCATCAGAAACAAGTCACGAATTGGCGCGCGAGTAGGAGGCCAGTTTACTTGGTAGCCCGATCTTAGTCGCTTACGTACCGTCCCGGCAGATAGGGGTATTCTCACCCGCAATTTCCGATCTTGCCAAGCCGTCTTTTAATGTCAGCTTTCCGCCCACAAGCAGACGAGCGCGCGAAAGCCGTTCGATCCCTGCTCCCTCAGAGTCGCGTTGAAGCCGCTCTTTGAGGGCCGCGAGGTTGCGTTTCAACATTAACGCTCTACGCTCCGGATCGTTGGGGGCGCCGCTGAATGCAAGACAATCGCGAAAAGTTGCAGGAAGCCCTTATTGCCGTCTCGGCTGGCGATCGCATGGCGCTGAAAACCGTCTATGACCTGACCTCCGCCAAGCTTTACGGAACCATCGTCAGGATCGTCCGCTCTCGCGAGCGGTCCGAAGATCTGCTGCAGGATGTATTCGTCAAAGTCTGGACACGTGCTGGGCGGTACGATGAAGCCAAGGGTAGCCCAATCACTTGGCTCTGCACTCTGGCGCGCAATGCGGCTCTGAACGATGCAAGACGCGTAGGCCGGGCGAACGAGGTCACCGGCGACGCTCTACCCGACATGTCCGACGATGAACTGATCCCCGCAGACGATTGGCTGTGCCACTTGGAAGATTGCGAAGCGTTACGCCGCTGCCTGCAGGAGTTGCAGCGCGATCATCGCCAGTCCATCTGCATGGCGTTTTTTGAGGGTTATTCTTACTCGCAGCTTGCCGACAAGGTCGCAGTTCCCCTCGGAACCATGAAGAGCTGGATCAGGCGCGGACTCAGCGCGTTGAAGGGGTGCCTGGGTGGCTGAT is drawn from Qipengyuania oceanensis and contains these coding sequences:
- a CDS encoding sigma-70 family RNA polymerase sigma factor; translated protein: MQDNREKLQEALIAVSAGDRMALKTVYDLTSAKLYGTIVRIVRSRERSEDLLQDVFVKVWTRAGRYDEAKGSPITWLCTLARNAALNDARRVGRANEVTGDALPDMSDDELIPADDWLCHLEDCEALRRCLQELQRDHRQSICMAFFEGYSYSQLADKVAVPLGTMKSWIRRGLSALKGCLGG